The DNA window AACAGTTGAACGATACTCTTGTAGAAGAGAAGAAAACATTGTTACTTCAAGTTAACAAACTTCTTTGAACAGTAAATGGaaagtaattatatttattagttattaattatgGTTATTATTACACTTTTCTTAAGAATCAAACCTTCTCATGAAGAACTAGAGAGAAAAGATCAAGCTCTTGAAGAGAGAGATAGTTTTCGTAAGTGTTAACTCCATTTTGGAAAGAAGTTGTCACACATTTTTTGTCTCTAGTGATCGACTTGATGAACGTTGAAAAAGACAAAGCAAGATTATGCAGAGCAACTAATTAGCCAACAAAAGGAATCCATGGCCAGAGCAATTGACATGTTAAGGAAAAGGTAATTAGTTATCATCTTTCCAATTGTTTGTCTATCAGAGTAATCTTAGTTCTTGACTTTAAGACTTTTTTTTGTTATGTGTATTCTCTGTGATTACTTACCAATTGTCAAATTTCTCGTGttattgattattaatttaCATTGTTTGTTTTAGAGAAAAAAGTAAGAATCTTTTGAAGAAAGGACTCAAAAAATTAAAGGGGAAATTCCAGgtacaatattatatacaaacaaacTCATAGTACAACACAATTGTTCATACACTTCAGACTCGCAGTCACAATTTGAGCTTCCTGATACTGGGTCTCTTACAGGGTATTTCTGGATCAGGTACCTCATGTTCTCATCCTCACCACACTCTTCCTGCCGCCTATAAGAGGGGGACGGTTCTTGGTCGTCCAATcaaaagcatttctttctttcaggtAGCCATCCACTCTGACAGCCACGAGGAGTTAGATCATACTGGGAGCACACATGATGTGACTCAGCTTGTTTCCACGTCGTGCTGCTTTTGCAGGTCATAGTCCTGTGACACTACGTCAGCCTAAGACCCATGCCCTCATAGTTCCCGCCACATTGATGTAAGTTCTCCGTATATGGTGTCCCGAGAGAGACATAATGATATATGTCATTGGAGAGTCGTTCTTTGGCTGAGACCCACAAGACACCCAACAGAGTAAGGAATTGAATATTAGTTATGGGAATGGAATAGTATGGAATGGATATGAAATTTGCAGTATGAGATGGAAAGAGAATAGAATATTTGtaatggaatgagaaatgggaCATAGATTTGTATTGTAGAACAGAATGAGAGGATGGAATCTTAGCATGAGCACTGGTACTGAAAATATTATAGTGTGACAGAAATGAGATCCTTGAATGAACATTTTTAATAGAATTCTCTAAATACAGAATCCAATTTAGTGTATCGTTGTGTCTTATAGCGTAAACTAATGGAGATCAAACGTGCATCTGTAGCAACTCCCCGTTACTCTCGTGGTAGTATGCTATTTGGTAATCAAATTGCTATAGTAGCACAGTGGATCAAGCTGAACTACAATATTTCCTAAGTTTTAAATTCCAAGCTGATGATCCTCTCTCTATACCCAGCTCAATGAAGAGGAGGATCTCGATGACCAAACACTGGACCGACTGAGTTCAAGACCAACGCTCGGTAGGGTCTGTTCCTCATATCTGGTCACTACTCAAGAGGAAACAACATGTGATTGGTAAACAGTAGCAGCaatttttaataacaacaacaataatagatTGACTCCGCCACATACACCCCCTCAGTTAATCTCTTCTAATTATCATTTTACTGCTAATGATACAGTTATTGACCCAACCAGAAAAGGTGTCGATCTTATGCCTCAATTGTCGTCTCAATGAAGTGAGATAGAGTCCCCTATTCTAGCGTTTTTGTTGAGAACAGACTACCTCCTCCCACTTCAATTTGTGTGGGTGGTAATATCCCATCTGCAAAGCTAATACTGAAGGAAAGAAACTAGAGCGTAAAAAGTTTGTATGGCTCTCTATAGCTGACCCTCGCAAGTCGTAAAACCACAGAACATCATAAAGGAGAACACAAATCAACTGAGAACTTACTAGATATGAATACAGCTACTCTTGATGAAGAGAAGAAACCACTTCCTTTTTAATATCATGCACTCAATTTGTCTGGAActtaccactaccactactactactagtaatagtCCTATCTCCCTCTCCTGAGAAAAACAAAGCTaagaaaaaaactgttttaaatggCGTAGAAATAGTCAGTCAGCCACCAAAAATCAAATTGCCTTTTCAGCCACTAACTGAGCGGGAGGAATCTCTTCAAACCTTTTACTCCTGTACCCTCATCTGTATCTGTTCATTATTATAGAAAATGATGtaactatattataataaatgtactgCAGGAATACAATAATTTAGCTCAATTTTTGACGGCtttatttgtaatttctatttttttttgttgtagatTACAATGTTATATTAAGCAAGTAATTTACAATTCTAATAGTGTAGTTAGGTCGATAATTATTATGTCTAAGTAATTTACATGATAATTAATTGAATGATAAACTGGAGCATGATCCAATTGATCTCATTTTGGTCTGCTCGGTAAATTTAATGTGTTCTGATTGGCCAGTTTTCCTTACATTTTCGCTAAATTTCAAAAGGTTTACACATCTTATTCTATGACAGCTGTCAATGAAGTGAGCACTTGTGGAAAAACTGtaatcatattaaatactttttgttgctatatatttcattccaacataaatttctttaaatgttccttcaaattattaatatgaaatgttatttttaattaaacaaataaaatgacattcatgacttttctttaaaaacttctaattttgaaaacaatgtcatgattttatattaaaaaaataagaaggGAAACAAAAAATGATCCAAACTGACAAAACTTTGtaactaaaagaaaaatatatctactaaattttatttcttaaattaaaaaaaaaaacatgagcTAATGGCAGTCCCTCAAACAAGAAAATCATTGAAACTTAATGAGATGGTACAGCAATTGATAAAATATGAATTGAATATTATCCATTTTCTTTAACTAATAAGAAAACTAGTTTaacttattttttatattttcaattgTCTAGTTCTAGGAAGGAAGTCTTATATGATGCAAAGCTAATTAAATTTAGCCATCGTTTCTGCAACCCCATCCTTCTAAAATTAGAAGTACTCCTCCTGTTAACTTGACAAACATTCCCACGTCCAAATCTTCTCCAGTTTACGCAGAGACAACCAAATATTCCCGCCAATAAACTCGTGGACAATTTTGAGATCTGCTGATGTACAAGTAAAGTTGATCTATCTTGTTCGTGATCATTTCTCATTTGTTTCGACTCCCAATTAACATTCCAGGACCTCATAGCGTATATAGTCGCCAAGTGTTTCTTTTCTTCCATTGATGTTGCATCAAACAAGATTAACCGGTTATAGGGCGATACCAAGAAGTTTCTAACAGGAACAAAATTCAATAGACCCTAAAGGGACACTCTAAACAACTTACATCTTTTTTAGACGGCCAACTCCTGATGACAAGTAAGTTATACCAAATCCTTGAAGAGCCTGCCAGTTTTCGTATATATTGCATTTTAGCATCCATTAACTCATGTTTAACATGGGATGAATGAGACTCCAGGATTTGCGGGCAATCTAATGGGAAAAAGCTCTAAGCAATgcatcaatgtacatgtataaaaatcaCATGGAGCATTAATAcaagtgtattatataatggTTTATCTATTACTGCCCACTTTTCCTCTATATTTTTTCAACATTTCTAGGACCAACAAAATTCTTCTGGTCTCAATTCATcctgtaaagaaaataaacgcCATTTTGTCAAACCTTGTTATCTTACATGATCTGCAGCAGCTGCTGGATTAGCATCTGATTTATTTTGCATGGCTACAAATGCTTGATACTTTGCAATTCTTGTTCATAGCCTTGTTTGACGAGAGGACGTCCCTTCATTGCCATCCTACACCCTGCCATCCAGGAACAATACTCATCAGACTAAAAGATATAAATATCTTATGAATAATTTGtcctttctctcctctctctctctctctctcaccgtATCAAGTACATTCGAACTTCTCCTGTCTCATCAGAGCTAGGTAGTAAGATCCTAAAGCAATATTTCCTCTTAGCTAGTCCAGATCAGGGATAGCCTCAGCTCCTACAATATATTTACAGTAGCAGCTATATCTAGCATGAAGTCTATTACCTGTGAGGTTAAATCGTGAAGGGGAGGTTCCCCCCTGAGTATAAAGTCTTCGTGTTTATTAATACGCCAGTGAAGTCCCTTTGAGAGGAGGAAGAAATATCTCTTGGCTACTTTAGTGTCATCCAGTTCCTCTAACAATAAAGAATGAAAACATACTGGTTAAAAATTGAAATAGTTAGATTACTTGCTAAATTTGCAGTAACCAGTCAACTGTGAGCTCGACTCTCAGCCTAAGTGAACATAgtgtattgttaataataaacattgttGACTTACGCAGTAGGATCTTTAGTCTGTCCCAGTTCAATCTAAATAGGACATCAAATGAATTATCTTTCCTTTTTACAAGCAACATACCTGTAGTTGATCTATAGCAGCATTGATATAGTAATAGCTCGTCTACTGTTTGTGCTACAGGTCCTTGATGGATATGCAGGAGAAGTCTGGGCTAGCTCACTTGAAActagatggatagatgaatggatggacagatagatggtTAAAAGAATGGCAAATGGATGGATTAGATAGACAGATAAACAAATGAATGGTGAATAGTTTTCTTATTTGAGAGCAGCAAAAGTATATATGCTTCTTCTTCAGTGCAGTCAACCTCTTCAGTAAGTATGGACCATTTAGCTTGTGTATATAACTGATTAATACGATTCTCATCAACCTATAAACAAATCTAGAATGCTATcctgtacatgtaataaacatACCCTCGGATCAATGTCCATAAAAGGATAATACTTGAAACGTAAGTACAGAGATCACCCTCATTAACATCTTGTCAAATAGCGTCTTTGATGAATCCAACCAACTAGACAAGACAACATTTAAATGTGAGTGTGCTTTAAACATTAGTACTCCATAGTATCATAACATGTGTACTCAACTACTATTGGCTTTGAATGCATGTAGTCCTGATAGTGTGGGTTTAGGTTTCCAATAAAGGTagctaataattatattaacactAAATAATAAGTCCTTAAAAATTGTGCTAATCATTGTTCCTCCCATTGTTACTGGTccatacattgtacataccaAATGTCATATGTAGTACACACaacatttataatatcattatatttactataattaggtaaattataatataatcattTACTACCAGCATTTGACTATTATATAGTGTTTATGTCCTATGTCAGTATTGACTATCAGTAAGTTTCCTATgtcatagtaatagtaatacaataAGAATAACAGCTGTGTCTATTATAATAAGTGCTCTTTATTCATCTTAGGTATTGTTTGTGGAACAGTTAGAGTAACCAACCTACAGATATAATTAGTTCATGTAGCAGCAGTTAATTTAACAGACCACTTTCGTgatacttttaaatttttatctACTAGTTCACAAGGTAGCCATTAAAAATAGCGACCACAGAGATCTTTCTTTGTCTACAAGGGACTATTGTTAAACAAGTCAAAGGAAATGTGCTTCAGGACACAATGTTATAAAGACTTCAATCAACTACATTCCTCCAGGCTGTTTTCACATGTCAACAGTCATTCATTATATACactatattttgttaatatataacataaacagAGTTTTTGTTATGCAATTATAATGTTATGGTCACACTGAGCCCTCTATACAATACAACTCATCTAGTAtgatcatcaaattacacccaAAACAGTAACCTTACTACGTTGTTATACAATACATGCACATATTGAGGGTTGATACAATAGGGTGTATTCAAACATAAGGAAAGACTAATACCATTAATAGCTTCTTAATATTTCAGTAAGGAATTTACAGTAGAGGAGGTATTAGGTTAGGTAGTGTGTGTAGACATAATATCTTACTCACAGGCCATTGATAAGGCTTTCTCAATAGAGAACGATTGAGCTTTTCAGAGAAGAAGCCACCATCGGGAGCCTCTCCAAGTTTGCGTATAATCACGGCACCACTGTCCATACCACCTCCAGGTAACATAGCATCAGGGTCTAGACTAGCTGGTAGCCGATTCTTATGACCAGGGCTACTTGGAGGAGTATTTGTATCGACACCTTCTAAAACTGGAGTTCCTTCTCGTGAGCCTCCCCTGGCTTTAGACCCTGTGGTAGCCAGTTGCTTTCACATATCCTTCTCGATCAAATGGCGATTTCATCAATGAGAGCTCTTCAGCATGACGAATATTGAAACTATCGCATATCTCCTTGACAACATAAAATGTCATCATGGCAAAGTGGACTTTCATATAATAACGACCTTGTGTCGGGAGCTCAAATGATCAAGTGTCTATGAACACTGTGAACTCCAGGACCGCATTGGACATGATACCGTAGGCATAGAGAGTTTGTCTCACGTTTGCTTAGCCATATTTGTTTGTCTGGCCACCATAAAGCATAGTTAGACCAGTCTCCTTcacctagagagagagagggagggagagggagagatatATAATAGTAcaggttagtttgttttattacaaactgtttacttataacatttataaaatatctaTCATTACTCTAAACATCTGTTATTATAACAACACACTATTTAGTCTACTTACTAGCTACCTCATAAAAACTCCattacacaaatacacatatcaAAATGACAAGCATAGACAACCAATAAGAATGGCACTACAAATAGTAGATAAGTTTAATAGTTATTAAAGATGAAGCAAATAACTGTTGTCTAGGTAACAAGGGAAAAAACTCACATGGAATTAGAAATTTGTCAATTAGTCTACAATCATCATCATTCCCTATGATAATCatttcagttatattttgtacatcaactcataaattatacatatattatgtagaTTATAGATTATGTAGCTTTACATCCCGTGCAATTCTAAGTGATCAATTGTTACACGCTCTCTGATATTCCTAGTTGTATTACTACTAATCTTACCCAATTTAGAAGCAACTTTCAATATGATGGCTTGAACTGACTCATTGCTTGGTCACACGTAGCTTTCTCGTAATTCCTTTCACAGGTACATTTACTGAGAGATCCCAATCTAACTCCTTGCGTTCATCAGCCATCTTCTTAACAGgtgctttctttctttgcagTGAAGTGTCTTCAACCACGTTTAATATGCGGAGATGTAACGGAAATATacgaaaaatgtattaaattattgtgGTTTAAtatcaaaaaataatattaacaataattatatttgacaaCAGCTCTCAACTGGTCCATTTATCAAGATGAATTTGCAAACATAGCCCGTCTACAGATTGATCAAGTGATTTAGTCAGTCCATCACTAACACCTAATTGATTCAAATGAGCTAGCAACATACAAGTCTGtaagaaatggaaaaaaaatacaaaataataaaattatatttaaataatatataatttacctGTTCATTAGTGGGGCAGAAATTGTTCTAGTTTCCAATTTCGTGATTCTTCAAATTTATACCATGTTGTACATATCTCCAATGCACTGGACAATTAGCTAAGAGATAAAAGACCCACGGAGATAGGTAACCTCCCCAATTAGAAAACTCCAGCCATAATAACATAATCACTTGCAAACACTGCAACCAAGAACAGCTCCATTCTTCATAACTTTCTCAACTTTCTCCTTTATCTTTCCTAAACCAAGTTCATTTCCTCGATCTCCAATCCCAATTGTCACTATGGAAGAACTGTTCTGTGCATTTAAGAATACTTCATGGACTGGTTCAAGATATTTCTGTGACATCTCTTCCCTTAGAAGTATAATGGCAACCCATCTTTAGCAAGTCCTGTCCTCTCGATTGCTACAAGGCAATCAAATCCTTCACATTTTGATAGGATCAAATCTTTGCAAGATAGAAACTTGATCTTTGATTTCAAAGCTCCTGAAGAAACAAGAATTTCAATAGAGGATTCTATTAATCCTTTATTTCGTTCTTCTGAGACAATGACAACCTTCTTTCCAAGTGTTTGTAGAGCTTGTGCTATTGACAAAGCTCCTGGAGGACCGTCTGTCTCCTCCAGATTTTGGCAGCGGGTACAAGGGAAACCAAAAATAACAGCTATAGAATGAGCATGAGATAGAGTGAGAACTGATTTCATTGAAGTCATCTTCTTCTCGTAATTCTTGAACCCCAACCTCCTGGATCATCAAGTATTATCTTCTCCAATTCTTTTAGTTGTTTCAGATCAACCCGACCAGAAGCAATTGATGCATAGTAGGGCATTTTTTAATGGTGCTATATCTACAACTAAAGGTACATCATTTGAGAGGAGACTTCAATATAAGACGATTCAGTATGAAGGTCAGTAATAAACATCGAAGAAGGATAATGAGTGAAAGCTAAATTAGGTCCTATAAGAAAAACCAGATATTAAAAAACTCTCTCATATAAAGGAAAAATGAATCCTCTATTATTTCAGGATACTAGTTCTAGTCAGTGATAATGTACTTAATGCATTACTAAGGGAGGTCTATACTTGGATTATATCCAAGACCTTAAAGTGCTTGGTATAGAGAGAGCTTTATACAATTAATACAATTCAAATAGTTAGTATGTTGTTATCAAAACTTCTTAATCCTTACCTAAAGCTTCTATTGCCTGTATTCCAGTGACTCCACAAGCCCAAAAACCGAAACCTCATCATTGTGCGTAAGTGTGCTATCactaaagaaatgtttttttcatatcaTATATCCCAATCTTTTCTTGGGGTCTCCAATATGAATAGGAGCTCCATGGGACTTGGGTAACTTGACGTAATAGTAACCACATCTTGAAGATGTTTCCTCTTAATAGGTCGCATTGAGACAATCATTTTTGTACCAGTAAATTTGTTATTTACATCATAGCAACTAATGTCGGTCATGTAAACGCTTACAGctgttttttcttctacattTCGAATATTTATTCCTGCATTAAGGAGAGCTTGTTCAAACGAGAAGCTACACCCCAAATAAAATGATACTTGTCCTGTCCAATCAAAACCAGATAAATCTAACATATCCTGCACTTGTCGACCATGACTGAAAATAACATATCGAGGGAGATCAGTTCTGcagaaacaaaaaaagttataaaatcaATTGATGTTGTTATTTGTCATTACCTAACATCTGAGTTTTTCTGCCAGTGGAGGAGCTACTAATTCTCCTGGCAAGCTACGATAAAGAAGCGGTAAAGGTGCTGAATTCCTCTTGCAAAACTCCTCAAAGTTATCAGCATCATGAGCTGGTACCCACGCTAAATTAGCTTGAACGTAACCCAAGCAGAATCCACTTGTTGGGCCGTAATATTTATTGGCTTGAAAAAGTTCTCTTGCTTCCTTTGGACTCAAGGAAGACGCGTTTTCAGGTGCTAACAGAAATTTTGGCTGGTCTGCCATCAAGTTGCAATTATTTAGCTCCGCCCACTAGAACCACACCCCTCAAATTCCATAGAAACAAAACAAGGGTGACCATACCATGCAACTATCACATTTTCTACAGAATGGCGGGCGGATGTTGAGTGGATGATGGACAGTCTGGTCCAGTTTCTAATGTCTCCAGTCTGGAGTTTTCACGTGAACAATTTTGTTGATCAGAATTGCTTGAGTGAGTGATCATAACATCATACCAGTAttcatgtgttttatttttaccctATCAATCTTTCCTTGCTTCAGTTTTTGATACCGAAGaggaaaataattttcatacacAGATGCTCATCGACAATACCAAAACTATTGTAAGATTATGACATAATTcccatttaataatataataataattataatacactcTGTTATTGTCTCCAAATAAGGTTGAAAATCTGTTGCAAGAATTCATGAAAGAGTTACATATGACTATGCCTCAGCTCATAAATGCTTGCTCTGAAGGAATCGCTAAGTCTACAAAACTTCAGGTATGTTATTGATGCCTCAAATTACGTTTGAtcacaattttattatatatatactttagaAACTATTTCAACCATTATTAGCCGTGGACGATTTCTTGTTGTTCAAATCAATAATGGTACAACGCAATCTCCAGTTAGATGAAGAAGTGCTTAAGAACTTGCAAGATTCAGAAACTTCTCCCATTCACAATAAAGAAGTCTCATCAACTCCAACTTCATCAACACATGTGAATGAGGAAGACAAAATATTGCAGGATATCTTACTAAAGAGTAAAATAGAACATGAACAACATGTTCAACAGGAGGAGGAACAGTTTCAGAAACTAATAAGACAAGCCACAGAAGAGAGTTTGAAAACTTATGAACTAGAAGTAAAGAAGTCAGCGCAGGCAAACTCTAGTGATCCAGTACTTACTCCAGTAAGTATTGCAACTAAAAGTCAATCTAATAGTGTTGGATCTGAGACTGAACTCGTGCAGACAAAGCTGTCTTCTAAAGCAGCGATCCTTCCAGCTCTT is part of the Gigantopelta aegis isolate Gae_Host unplaced genomic scaffold, Gae_host_genome ctg4847_pilon_pilon, whole genome shotgun sequence genome and encodes:
- the LOC121366146 gene encoding cilia- and flagella-associated protein 36-like; this encodes TEWRADVEWMMDSLVQFLMSPVWSFHVNNFVDQNCLIFDTEEENNFHTQMLIDNTKTIKLFQPLLAVDDFLLFKSIMVQRNLQLDEEVLKNLQDSETSPIHNKEVSSTPTSSTHVNEEDKILQDILLKSKIEHEQHVQQEEEQFQKLIRQATEESLKTYELEVKKSAQANSSDPVLTPGTVMINEEDSVQKREDYLKRQRDQLIARKVKKREAELKDFLKDNPPSSENGSVTHPPMNNIAVNCQKERKAIKGKEKRKAKPVLTPAVADKITH